A region of the Sphingomonas sp. S2-65 genome:
GAAGCTCACGCGTGGCATGGCGCAGCTCCCAGCCATCGAACCGATAGCCGCCGCGACGTGGTTGGACGACGAGGCGGCCGAGTTCCTGCCGTCGGAGAATCGCCCGGGCGCGCGCCAGGAACTCGTGCGGATTGAGCGGCCCGCACAGCACGTCGTCTGCGCCGAGCTCGAGCGCCACTATGCGGGTGACGCCGTCGCCCAAGTCATTGCCATAGAGCACGACCGGCACATGCGACTGGCCGCGGATCTGACGTAGCATGTCGAGACCGACCGTGGTTTCCAGCCGCGCATGGAGCGCGATGAGGCTGAGGTCCTTGCTCTGCAGGTGGCGCGTCACGTCGCGCTGGCCGCATCCGATCGCCGCCCAGTCGCGGTCTCTCAGATGGTCGATGATTGTGTCCCGCATCCGCGCGTCCTCGTCGATGACGAGGACGCGGCCGAAGTGGCTCGGGCGGATCGGCGCGGATGGCGGCGTCGTGAAGAGGCTGGTGCCGGAACGGTACATGGTTTCAGTCTCCCGATCTGAGCGCGGCCGCGACCGGCCCGACCTGCGCACCGATGGCGCAGGCAGGCCTGCCGTGGCGGCGCAGGAGTCAGAGTTGGTGCGCGGCGCGGATCATCTCGGCGGCGCGCTCGCCGATGATGGCGCAAGGCGCCTGGGTGTTGCCGGTTGTGACGCGCGGCATGATCGACCCGTCGGCGATGCGCAGTCCGTCAATGCCATAGACCTTGAGCGAGGCGTCGACGACCGACATCGCGTCGCGGCCCATCTTGGCGGTGCAGGTCTGGTGCCAATAAGTGACAGCCGCATCGCGGACATAGTCCTTGAGTGCCTCGCCTTCCAGACTCCCCGGCATGACCTCTCCCTTGACGTGAGGGCGGAACGCCTGCGCATTGCCCAAGTCGCGGCACAGCTGAACACAGGCCAACGCTGCGCGCATGTCGTCCGGATCGGACATCATGTTGGCGTCGATCTGCAGCGGGGCGAACGGGTCCGAACTGCGCAGCCGCAGCCGGCCTCGGCTGCTCGGCCGCGCAAGGCCGGCGAACATCGTCCAGCCGTGGTCTGGCACGCCGCGTGCCACTGTCCGGTCGCTCGGCACCGGGAACTCGACCTGGCAGAACAGCAGGTCGGGCGATTCCAGCTCCGGTCGGCTCTTCCAATATAGAGTCGCCTCGCTGCCGCTGTTCCGCGGGGCGATCGGTTCCTGATATTCCCAGATACAACCGAACGAGACATGGTCCTGAAGGTTCTGGCCGACACCGGGGAGATGCTGGATGACCGGGATACCGACGCGGTTCAGCTCACCTTCGTGACCGATGCCGGAATGCATCAGCACCTTGGGAGTCTGCATCGCGCCGAGCGAAAGGATCACCTCCATCCGCGCGCCAATGGTGCGCACGTCGTTGCCGCGAAGGATCTCGACACCGGTCGCGCGATTGCCTTCCAGGGTGACGCGGAGAACGGTGGTGCCGGTCAGCACAGTCAGGTTCGGGCGGTCGAGCAGGGGCTGGACATAGGCGCGGAACAACGAGTGACGCCGGCTGTCGCGCACAATCATGTCGCTGATCGCCGCGCCGCCCAAGCCTTCCATCATCCGCCCATTCGGGCTGTCGAAGGTCGGGATGCCAATCTCGCGGGCTGCGTCGAGCATGGTCCGTGCGATCGGGCTCGGATCAACCGCGGGCTGCACCCAGACCGGACCGGAGGTGCCGCGATACTCCGGGTCGGGCGCGCCCTGCCAATTCTCGATGCGGCGGTAGAGGTCGAGAACGTTCCGGTAGCCCCAAGCGTCGTCCCCCGCCTCCGCGGCGAAATAGTCCCAATCGCTGCGATGGCCGCGCGCCCAAACCATCACGTTGACGCTCGAGCCGCCGCCGAGCACCTTGCCCATCGACATCGGCAGGGCGCGGCCGTTCAGATGCGGGTTGGGTTCGGCCTGAAACCCCCAGTCACGCTCGCTGCCCAGATTGGTCGGCCATTGCGCCGGGTCGAGCACCTGCTCCACCTCGTCGCTGCCGCCCGCTTCGATGAGCAGCACCTGCACGTCGGGGTTCTCCGCCAACCGGCGTGCCGTGACGGAGCCGGACGCGCCGGCACCGCAGACAATGAAGTCATAGCTGGGCTTCAGATCGGCGGTCAGCCGGGCTTGGTTTTCCTGCGCCGCTCGGGCGAAGTCGTGGGCATCAGTCGCGTTTGCCATCGGTATCTCCTTTCGAATTTCGATCGCCAGACGTGAGCCGCAGAAGACCGGCGCCGCTGGCGCGGGTGCGCACAAGCAGCGGCGGTCGAAACCGGACCTCATCCAGACGTGTGTCGCCGCATTCGCTCAGATGCGCTTAGGCATCAGGATCGAGTGCAGCACCCGAAGCGCTTTGATCAGCACCGTTCGGACAACGTCTTTCTATCAAATATATCAAATATAGCAAATAAGATAATTTTACAGAATTGCAGGGGCTTGCGCGAAATTGGTGATGGAGCCGCCTTGGAGCGAAGCCGCCGGGGCGCTCCGAACCGCTGTTTCAACCCTAACGATCTCCGTTTCTCACGAAGCGCAATCGCAACTGCCGAACGTGAAGGGGCCTGGGTGGGGCATCTTTTCAGTATCGGAGCATTCAAATGAGAACAGTAGCAGGTCTTACCGCCGCGTTTGTCGCGGCAACGATGGCCGCGGGTGTCGCCGCAGCGAAGCCCGTCGATTCCAGCCACGAGGCTCACATCGTAGTACGGACGAACGATCTCGACCTTACGACGCGGCATGGGCAGAAGCGGCTGGACCGGCGGATCCGCGCCGCCGCTGCCGCCGTATGTCCGGCGGCCGATATTGTGCACCCGTTGAGCCCGACGATGGCATGCCGGCGCGAAGCGTATCGCAGCGCCGTGGTCCAGCGTGATCGCGTGATCGCCAAGGCTGTCCGTGTCTGCAACGCCGTTCGCCCGCCTTATGCAGGCGAACCGAGCCGCACCAATCAAGGGCGGGGCGAGACGATCGGGGAGGAGTTCGGCCCGCCGGTCGGCTGACCTGGGATCTCGCGCCGAAGAGCTGGTCGGTCGTCGCAGACGTGCCGGCCAGCCTTTCGGCGTGTTGAAGCGGCTCCCGATGTTTCTCGGTGCCGTTCAGGATGCTGCTTCATTCAGCCCGGGAACGGGTCGTCAGGATCGCGATCGCGAGCAGGCCCCCGATCATGCCGACATGCTCGGTCGCGGTGTGGAACGCGATCGTCCTGAACGGGTCCTCGGCGATTGCCCAGAAACGGTGCACCAGAACGATCGTGAGCCCGGTGAACACGCCGAGGGCGCCGGCCCCGAGCCAGGCGTACCGGCCCAGGATGATGAGCATCGATCCCCCGAGCTGGACGATCACCGTCGCGATGTTGAACGCCGGGGCGGGCTCCAGGCCGAAATGCGCCATCTCGGCGACACCCGCCGTGAAGTTGATGATTTTCGCGAGGCCGCTTTCCCAGAAGGGAAAGGTCAGCACGATACGGGCGATCATCTCGACCATCGGCAGTTTCAACAGACGTTCGACCACGGTATTCATCGACAGCTCCGTTGTTGTCCGAGCCTGCTCCATGTTGTTTTCTTGTTTGAGGGCCAGCCGCTCGCGCCGGCGGCGTTCGCGTTGCGCTTCGATCTCCACCATCAGCGTGATCGACGCGGAGGAGGGGTAGAGGGCGCAACCGGCCGCCGCCATCGACTCGATCAATAGCGACAGGAAGGACGGCGGGCGCTCGGGCTTGTCTTCGGTTTCCATGCGGAGAGCTTGTTCGTGCCGCAACGCGATCGAATTACCGCCACAGGCGCCCGCGCTACCGTCGTAACCCGCCGGCGTGTCAGCCACCGCGGCGTTCCGGAAGGATCACCTCAAGATCGGTATAGCCGTGGATGAAGGTGGAAAAGGTCCGCCCCGGCGGCTGCAACACTTCGATCCGCGGAAAGCGCTTCAGGATTTCTTCCCAAAGCGTACGCACCTGCAACTCGGCCAGCCGCGCGCCCACGCAGCGGTGGATGCCCGCGCCAAAGGCAAGATGCCGCCGCGCATTGGGCCGATCGAGCACGAACGAGTCTGCCTGCTCGAACATCGTGTCGTCGCGATTCGCCGCCAGATACCACAGGACGACCTTGTCGCCCTTGGCGATCTGGCGGCCGCCCAGCTTGGCGTCGCGTGTAGCGGTGCGGCGCATATGCGCGATCGGGGTCTGCCACCGCAGCAGCTCGGGCGTCAGTCCCGCGATCAGGCCCGGCTGCGCACGCAGGCGCTCGAGTTGCTCGGGAAAGCGGTCGAACGCGACGACGCTGCCGGTGATACTGTTTCGTGTCGTGTCGTTGCCGCCGACGATCAGCAGCAGCAGGGTGCCGTGCAGCTCGGTGGGCGCCATATCGCGCGTCTCCGGCTGGCTCGCCAGCATCGAGATGAGGTCGTTGCCGGCGGGTCGTTGCAGCCGCTCGGCCCAGATCGCATCGAAGGCGGTGAAACATTCCTGCATGACGCGCAGCTTGTCCGCGAGCGTGGGGAAGGCGGGCGTGCCGACCAGCGCCACCATCGCCTCCGACCAGCGGATCAGGTCGCGCGATCGCTCCTGCGGATAGCCGAGCAGCAGGGCCAGCGTCCGCGCGGTGAGTTCCACTGATACGCGATCCACCCAGTCGAAGGGCTCGTTGACGGGTAGGGCATCGAGGATATCCGCCGACCAGCGCCGAAGCTGGTCCGCCATCGCTCCTAGCCGGTCGGGAGAAAAGGCTGGCGCGACGATCTTGCGCTGCTCGGTATGGCGCGGCGGATCCATCGCCAGGAACGAGGGCAGGAATTGCGGTTGGTCCTGGTGGGACGCGATCGTGAACCCGCCGTTCGCGTGATCCGACGAGAAGGTCGCGGGATCAAGCTCGACCGCCTCGATGTCGGCCAGCCGGGTCACCGACCAATAGGCGCCGTAATGGCCGTCGGCGCAATAATGCACCGGCGCTTCGCGGCGCAGCCGCTCGAAATAGCGCGGCGCCAGCCCGAGCTGAAACAGCCGCGGCTGCGCCACATCGAGCGAGTCGATCGGAAGCGACGCGAGATCCTGCTCGAACGTGCTGGTGTCGATGGCGTCTTTTTCGGTTCCGTGCATGCAGCGCTCCTCGCAGATGGAAGCTGCGAGGTGATCCGCTGGGGCTGACCCGGCATTTCAGGACCACGGCTTCGGGTTACGAATGCAGTGTTGCCCGGGTGGTTAGGGCAGGCGACCCAGCACGAAGGTTGCGATCGGGGCGATATCGATCTCGACATCGCGATAGCCGCGTGCGCGCAGCATCGTCTCCAGCTCAGAAGGCTCGGTGACCTCACCCCCGCTACGCAGCGTCCGCAGCGCCGCCATCACCGCCAGGAACGGATCGTCGGGCGCGGTGTAGAGCGCCGCGACGATCGAAGCGCCGCCTCGCGACGCTGCAACGATGCGGTCCAGCGCCTGTTCGAGGACGGCGCGCGACAGGAACATGGTCGGCAGCCAGACCAGCGTGTACCGTGGCCGCGACGGAAGGGCGGTGACGTCCAGATCGGACAGGCGGATGCGATCGCCATAGGGGCTGGCGGCGATATTCTGCCGCGCCAGAGCAAGCGCGGGCTGCCACAGATCGATCGCATCGACCTCGAGATCGGGACAGGCCTCCGCGGCTTTTAGTGCGATGCCGCCGCCGCCCGTGCCGACATCGAGGAACACGCCGTTCAACGCCCCTCGCAGGGCCGGACGCGTTTCAGCAAGGGCGAGGATGCGGGTGAACGCAGCGCTTGATGCTCGTGTCGTCGCTTGAAGAAGGTCGGCGTCCTCGACCTTCCAGGTGGTCGCTCGTTCAGGATGGCGGAGCAATTCGCTGCTCTCCGCAATCGCCATCTCAATCGAGACAAGCAGCGCATGCGCGTCGGCAGCGCTCAACGTCGCCAGGTCCTCACCGAGGGCCATCTCGGCACCGTGACGTATCAACTCGGCAACGCTCGGCGCGACGTCCAGATCGGCTCGCAGCTTGAGCGACGCTCCGATCACTGCGATCATTCTGGTTGAGCGGCGGAGCTCGTCGATGCAGTCCTGAATGCTCTGTTCCATAAGCCGAACCCTAATTGTGACCGGCAGGTTCTGCGCTCGAATGGGTTTCGGCTGAGCTTCGGGATGGCTGTTATCGTTACAGACGAAATACTGTTGTGACACCCGCAATCATTTTGAGTGAGGGCGTACGCTCGCGTCCGGCATTGCAGGCGAACCGGGGACGCTACACGCATCCCCGGCCCGCTTGCGAATGACCCGGCGTCAGTAGGCCGACAGGCGAGAGCGGCGCGAGTTGTGGCCGCCATTTCGGTAGAGGATGTCGGAGACCGCCTCGGACGACACGCCGCCGGCGTTTGTGTCCACCGAAACCAGCACGCCGCCCTGACCGAGATGCGTGCCGTAATAATCGGCATCGTCGTGGTCGATGCCGTGTTTGCCCAGCGTTTCGTTCAAGGTGCCTGCCGCGGCCCCGGCAGCGGCGCCGATCGCCATTGCACCGGGAACAGCCGACGCTGCGATAGCACCTGCAGCGACGAGAGGGCCGACGCCGGGGATCGCCAGCGCCGCGACGGCGAGGCCGGCGCCCAGCGCGCCGCCGCCCAGAATACCGCGCGCGACGCTGCCATGATCCTCGTCGGTGACGGCACCGTCGGCATCCGCCGTGGTGGTGACGCCGCCGCGCTGCGTGACGACCGAGAACGCTTGCTCGGGCACGCCGGCGTCGCGAAGATCGGCGACGGCGCGCTGCGCTGCTGCCTCGGTATCGAAAATGGCCGAAGCCGTTTGGGTGTTCATGGTGTTATGTCCTTTGATCAGCGAACCGAACCGCGGCGAACCAGGTTGATGATGGCGAGCAGCACGACCGCGCCGACCAGCGACACGAGCACCGACTGGATGCTGATCTCGCCACTGGTGATCGGCGCGCCGCCGATAAGCGGGGTCACGATGAAGCCGGCGAGCAGGGCGCCGACGATACCGACGACGATGTTGAGAAAGATGCCCTGCTGACCGTCGGTACGCATGATCATGCTGGCGACCCAGCCGATCAGGCCGCCGACAACAAGAAGTAAGATGAGGCCCATGGCCGTTCCTTCCGCATGGTGGATAACAGGGCTCAGAACGGAGGAGTGCCTGGCTAGGTTCAAAAAGGCGGTGCTTCCCGAGGCCGGTAGCTAGTGCGCCAGTACTAGTCGGGGTGGTGCTTGCCCCGGGAACTCGGGCAGGAGTGCCGGGTTGGACATCGATGCCAGCGACCACCGCCTCTGCGCACCGGCAGCCGAACCTGCGTCACCTGGAACAGCTGATGGCGCAACTTCTCGACGGCGTGATCCTGCTCGACCCGAGCGGGGTGATCCTGAGCGCTAATGCCGCGGCGCTCGAAATGCATGGCGTTCATCGCCTGGAGGATCTGGGTGGGACGGCCGAGGGCTATGCCCGGCGTTTCACGCTGTGGGCGGCCGACCACCGCCGGCTGAAGCAACGGGAGTACCCGCTGTTCAAGGTGCTGGCCGGCGAGGCTATCCCGGACATGGTGGTCGAAGTGGCGCCCGCGGGCGAGGACCAGGCGCGCTGGGTGCATCAGGCGCGCGATGTCACGATGGACGTGGACGGCGGCGAGCCGGATTATCTCGCCATCGTGCTCAGCGACGTGTCCGAGCGGCATGATGCGGAAGCGCGGTTCAGCGCGATGTTCCGGGCCAATCCCGCGCCGGCGATCATCGTGCGGCAACGGGATCTTCGGCTCCTTCAGGCCAATGACGGCTTCCTCGCTTTGACCGGGTTCGAGCCGCAGCAACTTGTCGGCCGCTCGCTATTCAGCCTCGACCTGCTGGGCGGCCTGCCCGACAGCTCGGCGGTGCGGCAGCAGATGGAGGGCGGCGAGATCATCTCCCAAGCCGAGGCCGAACTGCTCGTGGCCGACGGATCGCGGCGGCTGGTGCTGTTCGCCGGCCAGCCGATCGACGTCATGGGCGAGGATGCGCTGCTGCTCACCTTCGCCGACCTTCAGCCCAGGCGGGAAGCCGAGCAGTCGCTCGTCGCCAGCGAGCGGCATCTGCAGGCGGTGTTCGAGATGGCGCCGGTGGCGATGGCGATCACCCGCGATGTCGATCACCGCATCACCAGCGTAAACGCCGCTTTTCGCCAGCTCACCGGCCATGAGGGCGATCTCGCGCTGGGCCATACCGCGGACGAGCTGGGGCTGTGGCAAAGGGCGGAGGAGGGCGCGGCGGTAGAGGGAGAGGTGCGCCGGCACGGCTCGGTTCGGGGCCGCGACGCCAGCCTGGTTTCGCGGTCGCAGGTGCCGGTGGACTGCATCGTCTCGGCCGAGACGATCCACGTCCATGGCGCGCCTTGCGTACTCTGGGTCTACGAAGATGTGACCGAGCGCCGCAGGAGCGAGGCGGAGCTCGGCGAAGCGATCGAGGAGGCACTGAAGGACGCGAGTTGGCTCAGCCGCTCCATCCTGGACAGGCTGGCGCGGCTGCGCAGGCCCGCGCCGCATCACGCCACGACCGAATTGAGCCCGCGCGAGCGCGAAATCCTCGACCTGATCTGCGACGATCTCGATGACAGCGCCATTGCCGACCGGCTGGCGATCGCGCGCAACACGGTGCGGAACCATGTCGCGCGCATCTACGCCAAGATCGGCACGAACAGGCGCAGCGGCGCCGTCGTCTGGGGCCGGGAGCGTGGCATGGGTTCCAAGCGGGACTGAGGGCCAGGCAGCACGCCGACCAGCGCGGTCCCGGTGCCGTGCGGAGGAAAGAAAGCGGATGTTCTTCGTTGCGACCGTGCGTCCAATTTTTCGCGGGGTTCTGCATGAAGAAGTATCCGGCAAGCGTCGCAGTCATCGGCGTGATCCTCCTTCTTGCGGGGTTGGCGCTTCGCCTGACCAATGGGCCGCCCGCTGCCGATCCGATAAGCGTCGCGCAGTGTGAGGACCGGGTACGCAGCCAGGGGGCTGCAATGATCGCCCGGTGTCAGGACCGCGCATTTGCTTCCGCGATGACCGCGACCGATGCCAACGAAGCGGCGGCGGCGATCAGCCGCGCGAACAACGCTGAAGTCGGCGGCGGCATGCTGGCGATGTTCCTCATCGGCATCGGGGCCGTGATGGCTGTTCTCGGCGGGATTGCTGCACGTCAGCAGCGCCGCATGGCCCGCTGAGCGACGGCAACTTGTTCGCTTCGCTCCTTCCCGCGATACTATTCTCCGCGGCCAGCTTCGCAGGGCAGCAAGCAGATCCCACGGAAATGGCGCTCAACCTTTGCCTCGACAATCCCGCGAACGGATCAACCTCGGCGCAGACGCGCTGTGAGGTCCAGGCTGAGAGTGCCTATGATCGGCGGATGAACGCGGCCTATGGAGCATTGCTCCGCACCCTGCCACGTCGGGCCGCGGGCGAGTTGAGGAATGCGCAGCGCACTTGGCTCGCCTTTCGTGACGCGCAGCGCATGGCGGACGCGGCCCTGTTCGCCACCAGGCAGGGAACGATGTACGTTCCGATGCAGGGCGGCTCCGCTACACGTGTCGTGCGAGACCGGGCACTGCAGTTGGAAGCCAGTCTGCGCATCCTACAGATCGAGGCGCAGTGACATCGCCATGAGCCCCTCATCGATCGTTGGCTTGTACGGTAGCTGCTTCTGACTGAAGCGCGAGAAACACGGCATCTGCAAATGTTCGCGCCTCCAATTTGTCCATGATCTTCGCCCGGTAGATTTCCACTGTCCGGGGGCTGATCTCAAGACGGAGAGCGATGTCCTTGTTTCGCAATCCATCCATGAGACCGTGCAGCACCTGCTTTTCACGGGGGCTGAGCTTCTCCATCTTCGCGGACGCCTCCGCGGCTCGATCGGCCTTCGCGCGATCGACATGCAGTTTCTGCCAGGCCGCGGCGATCGAGCCCAGAAGCAGCTCCGGATCCACGGGCTTTTCCAGGAAGTCGACGGCACCCTCTTTCATGGCTTCAACCGCTATCGGCGTGCTTCCGTGCCGCGTCAGGAAGATGACGCTGAAGCGTAGTTTGCCGCGGCGGATCGTGCGGAGGACATCGAGCCCGTCGAACTGCGGCAGGCGGATGTCGAGGATGACCAACCCAGGAGGGAGATGGTCGGCAGCTGCCAGGAAGGAGCGCCCGTCTTCGAAGCACTCCACCGCTGTCGCCTCGGTCTCCTCAAGGATGAGGTTTCGCAGCCAGTTGCGCATGTCGGTATCATCGTCGACCACATAGATGTGCTTCATCGTCTTTCTCCCTCGCGCCGAGAAGGAGTTTGTCAGGATCGGCTGCGGCCACCGGGCCGCGCTTTGCGCCCGGCAAGTGGCACAGTATCGATCAAGAAACGTCCAGCACTCGACAATGCGCGGATGCTGCTCGCTAGCGGCATCCTGATTTCGCGTCGGAGGCGATCTAAGAAGAGGGTCGCGCTGTTCTAATAATACCTAGGTTTGAGGGTGAGCGAGGCGGGAAGGGGAGTGGCCGGCTTGACGTGGATTGCGCGCCGCGGCCGGGGCTCCGGCGCTGCGGCTCTTCTGCGGCGGCTTGCCGACATACCTTGATATAGTTGGCGCTCTGATCGGCGCGAGCTAGCCATGTCGAATGATCGTTCGCACCTTCCTCGCGGCCGCAAGGCGGACATTTTGGCGCTGGGGCCCCTTATTGCTCGCGACGGCGCTCTTTGCGCTCGCAGCGACGTGGCGGCCGTCGATCGCACCGATCGCGCCGCCCCCGCCGCAATCCTTCGCGGCGAGCCAAGTCGCGCGCGGGGCGGTGCTGGCGAAGCTAGGGGATTGCGCCGTCTGCCACACCGCGGCGGGCGGGCGCCCGCTTGTCGGCGGAAGGCCGCTGCCCACGCCGTTCGGGACCTTGTATGCCAACAACATCACGCCCGATCCCGAGACCGGTATAGGGCGCTGGTCGCTCGCGGCCTTCACGCGCGCCATGCGCGATGGCGTACGGCGCGATGGCGCCCACCTCTATCCGGCCCTGCCATATGAGCATTTCACGCATGTCACCGACGCCGACCTGGCGGCGATCTATGCGTTTCTGATGACGCGCCGGCCGGTGCGCGCGGTCACGCCGTCCAATCGTCTGATTTTCCCGCTGGGCTTTCGGCCGCTGCTCGCGGGTTGGAAGCTGCTGTTCCTGCACAAGGGGCCGATCGCCGCCGATCCGGGCCAGTCGGCCGAGTGGAATCGCGGCGCGTACCTCGCCGAAGGGCTGGGCCACTGCGCCGCTTGCCATTCGCCCCGCAACCTGGCGGGCGGTGAGGAGCGAAGCAGCGCCTATGCGGGGGGAGTGGCCGAGGGATGGCGCGCCCCGCCGCTGGATCGCAGCAACCCGGCCGCGCGGCGGTGGACCGCGGATGCGCTTTTCACTTTCCTGCGCACCGGCGTTTCGCCCGATCACTCCGCCGCGGCAGGGCCGATGGGCGCGGTGGTCGAGAGCCTGTCGACGGTGCCTGAAGCCGATGTCCGCGCACTCGCCAATTACTTCGCCAGCAAAATGGGCGGCGGCGCCGGCCATGGCCCAGGCAGCCTGATCGATCGCGCCGATCTGGCGTCGCGCCGCGAACCCGAGGGTGCGACTTTGTTTGCGGGGGCTTGCGCGGGATGCCACGGATCTGGCGCGGCGATGGCCGTGCAGGGCAGGCCGCCCCTGGCGCTGTC
Encoded here:
- a CDS encoding winged helix-turn-helix domain-containing protein, with product MYRSGTSLFTTPPSAPIRPSHFGRVLVIDEDARMRDTIIDHLRDRDWAAIGCGQRDVTRHLQSKDLSLIALHARLETTVGLDMLRQIRGQSHVPVVLYGNDLGDGVTRIVALELGADDVLCGPLNPHEFLARARAILRRQELGRLVVQPRRGGYRFDGWELRHATRELRSPQGELVPLTKKEYALLGVFLGAPGRPLSRVQLMHGTRADEDIFDRSIDVQVLRLRRKLQTDPSAPQLIRTERGFGYTLNATVEPLF
- a CDS encoding GMC family oxidoreductase; this translates as MANATDAHDFARAAQENQARLTADLKPSYDFIVCGAGASGSVTARRLAENPDVQVLLIEAGGSDEVEQVLDPAQWPTNLGSERDWGFQAEPNPHLNGRALPMSMGKVLGGGSSVNVMVWARGHRSDWDYFAAEAGDDAWGYRNVLDLYRRIENWQGAPDPEYRGTSGPVWVQPAVDPSPIARTMLDAAREIGIPTFDSPNGRMMEGLGGAAISDMIVRDSRRHSLFRAYVQPLLDRPNLTVLTGTTVLRVTLEGNRATGVEILRGNDVRTIGARMEVILSLGAMQTPKVLMHSGIGHEGELNRVGIPVIQHLPGVGQNLQDHVSFGCIWEYQEPIAPRNSGSEATLYWKSRPELESPDLLFCQVEFPVPSDRTVARGVPDHGWTMFAGLARPSSRGRLRLRSSDPFAPLQIDANMMSDPDDMRAALACVQLCRDLGNAQAFRPHVKGEVMPGSLEGEALKDYVRDAAVTYWHQTCTAKMGRDAMSVVDASLKVYGIDGLRIADGSIMPRVTTGNTQAPCAIIGERAAEMIRAAHQL
- a CDS encoding UrcA family protein; translated protein: MRTVAGLTAAFVAATMAAGVAAAKPVDSSHEAHIVVRTNDLDLTTRHGQKRLDRRIRAAAAAVCPAADIVHPLSPTMACRREAYRSAVVQRDRVIAKAVRVCNAVRPPYAGEPSRTNQGRGETIGEEFGPPVG
- a CDS encoding DoxX family protein, which gives rise to MADTPAGYDGSAGACGGNSIALRHEQALRMETEDKPERPPSFLSLLIESMAAAGCALYPSSASITLMVEIEAQRERRRRERLALKQENNMEQARTTTELSMNTVVERLLKLPMVEMIARIVLTFPFWESGLAKIINFTAGVAEMAHFGLEPAPAFNIATVIVQLGGSMLIILGRYAWLGAGALGVFTGLTIVLVHRFWAIAEDPFRTIAFHTATEHVGMIGGLLAIAILTTRSRAE
- a CDS encoding cytochrome P450; translation: MHGTEKDAIDTSTFEQDLASLPIDSLDVAQPRLFQLGLAPRYFERLRREAPVHYCADGHYGAYWSVTRLADIEAVELDPATFSSDHANGGFTIASHQDQPQFLPSFLAMDPPRHTEQRKIVAPAFSPDRLGAMADQLRRWSADILDALPVNEPFDWVDRVSVELTARTLALLLGYPQERSRDLIRWSEAMVALVGTPAFPTLADKLRVMQECFTAFDAIWAERLQRPAGNDLISMLASQPETRDMAPTELHGTLLLLIVGGNDTTRNSITGSVVAFDRFPEQLERLRAQPGLIAGLTPELLRWQTPIAHMRRTATRDAKLGGRQIAKGDKVVLWYLAANRDDTMFEQADSFVLDRPNARRHLAFGAGIHRCVGARLAELQVRTLWEEILKRFPRIEVLQPPGRTFSTFIHGYTDLEVILPERRGG
- a CDS encoding SAM-dependent methyltransferase, producing the protein MSQQYFVCNDNSHPEAQPKPIRAQNLPVTIRVRLMEQSIQDCIDELRRSTRMIAVIGASLKLRADLDVAPSVAELIRHGAEMALGEDLATLSAADAHALLVSIEMAIAESSELLRHPERATTWKVEDADLLQATTRASSAAFTRILALAETRPALRGALNGVFLDVGTGGGGIALKAAEACPDLEVDAIDLWQPALALARQNIAASPYGDRIRLSDLDVTALPSRPRYTLVWLPTMFLSRAVLEQALDRIVAASRGGASIVAALYTAPDDPFLAVMAALRTLRSGGEVTEPSELETMLRARGYRDVEIDIAPIATFVLGRLP
- a CDS encoding GlsB/YeaQ/YmgE family stress response membrane protein, yielding MGLILLLVVGGLIGWVASMIMRTDGQQGIFLNIVVGIVGALLAGFIVTPLIGGAPITSGEISIQSVLVSLVGAVVLLAIINLVRRGSVR
- a CDS encoding PAS domain S-box protein, with product MPATTASAHRQPNLRHLEQLMAQLLDGVILLDPSGVILSANAAALEMHGVHRLEDLGGTAEGYARRFTLWAADHRRLKQREYPLFKVLAGEAIPDMVVEVAPAGEDQARWVHQARDVTMDVDGGEPDYLAIVLSDVSERHDAEARFSAMFRANPAPAIIVRQRDLRLLQANDGFLALTGFEPQQLVGRSLFSLDLLGGLPDSSAVRQQMEGGEIISQAEAELLVADGSRRLVLFAGQPIDVMGEDALLLTFADLQPRREAEQSLVASERHLQAVFEMAPVAMAITRDVDHRITSVNAAFRQLTGHEGDLALGHTADELGLWQRAEEGAAVEGEVRRHGSVRGRDASLVSRSQVPVDCIVSAETIHVHGAPCVLWVYEDVTERRRSEAELGEAIEEALKDASWLSRSILDRLARLRRPAPHHATTELSPREREILDLICDDLDDSAIADRLAIARNTVRNHVARIYAKIGTNRRSGAVVWGRERGMGSKRD
- a CDS encoding lysozyme inhibitor LprI family protein, which encodes MALNLCLDNPANGSTSAQTRCEVQAESAYDRRMNAAYGALLRTLPRRAAGELRNAQRTWLAFRDAQRMADAALFATRQGTMYVPMQGGSATRVVRDRALQLEASLRILQIEAQ
- a CDS encoding response regulator transcription factor, with translation MKHIYVVDDDTDMRNWLRNLILEETEATAVECFEDGRSFLAAADHLPPGLVILDIRLPQFDGLDVLRTIRRGKLRFSVIFLTRHGSTPIAVEAMKEGAVDFLEKPVDPELLLGSIAAAWQKLHVDRAKADRAAEASAKMEKLSPREKQVLHGLMDGLRNKDIALRLEISPRTVEIYRAKIMDKLEARTFADAVFLALQSEAATVQANDR
- a CDS encoding c-type cytochrome, which codes for MIVRTFLAAARRTFWRWGPLLLATALFALAATWRPSIAPIAPPPPQSFAASQVARGAVLAKLGDCAVCHTAAGGRPLVGGRPLPTPFGTLYANNITPDPETGIGRWSLAAFTRAMRDGVRRDGAHLYPALPYEHFTHVTDADLAAIYAFLMTRRPVRAVTPSNRLIFPLGFRPLLAGWKLLFLHKGPIAADPGQSAEWNRGAYLAEGLGHCAACHSPRNLAGGEERSSAYAGGVAEGWRAPPLDRSNPAARRWTADALFTFLRTGVSPDHSAAAGPMGAVVESLSTVPEADVRALANYFASKMGGGAGHGPGSLIDRADLASRREPEGATLFAGACAGCHGSGAAMAVQGRPPLALSSDLGDSDPTSAIQAVLQGIEPPVAGRGPKMPPFATSLTDAQVAAVLAYARARYTANPAWPKLAKAVRNARQQGTQP